AATGTGGGTTTAAACTGGTTGCTGATTCCTAAGTATGGAGCTTTTGGTGCTACGGCAGCTACTTTGATTACTTATTTTTACGTGATTATCTTAGTCAATTTTTTGATTAAGGAATTGCGCCCCTTTGGTAAATTAATTTGGCGATCGCTTAACTTGTACAATGCCATTTCTCGGTTGATAGGATTAGTAAAATGATTCAGATTAAACCCCAGATTCAGCATCAATCTAACTGCCCCACATCGGGGACGACTCTGCATCCGGAAAAAATTTTGTGGCAGGGTATGCACGTTTGTGTTGAAGCGAGGTCTAAGGACTCCGGTAGTAACATAATTGATGTATTGAGAGTCGGTCACAGCTACAACCACTCGCTGCAACTCGATCTCAAAAAAGCTGAGGTTTTTTCTGGCAACAGTTACGCTAAGGAATGGTTGGGAAAACCATTATTAAATTCACTGCAAAATCCTCGCACCGAGCAACTTGAAGTTACCAAAGAAATATTCAAGCAGTGCGATCGGGTGATTATTTTAAACTGTATCGACTTTCTTTATGGGCACTCGCTGCTAAAGTTACTGAACGCACAAAGACACTTGGATCGCCACCCCGAATTTGGGTTAGTGGTGATAGTGCCGAAGTTCTTGAGGTGGATGGTTCCCGATGGAGTCGCTGAAGTCTGGACAGTACCTATTACTTTGAAAAACGGGCGCGATTATTATCTCAATTTTGCGGCATTTGTGGAAGAAGAAATGAAACGCTTCGAGCAAGTTTATGTCAGCGAAGCCTATTCTCACCCCAGCCAGTTCGACATCACTAAGTTTACGAGAGTTCCCACGCACAATTTTGAAGAAGAAGAGAGAAAAATTACTTTTATTTGGCGGGAAGACCGCCTTTATATCGACAATTTGCTGTTCCGAGTTTTGAGAAAGCTAAATTTGCTGTCTTGGGGGCTGGCGGTGCAAAATTGGCAGGTGCGGAGGTTGTTTGAGGGAATTCGATCGCGCGTACCCTCAGCAAAATTTGTGGTAGCTGGTTTAGGCACAAAGACTCAGTTTCCCGAATGGATTGAAGATTGTAGGGTTCAGGGGTTTAATGAAAAAATCGAGCAGGAAATCTGCGAACTTTATGCTAGCAGCCGTTTGGTAATCGGACTGCACGGCTCTAATATGCTGTTGCCTTCGGCTCATGCTGGGATGACAATAGATTTAATCGATGAACGCTGGGGCAACTTTGCACAAGATATTATCTATCAAGAGAGCAACCCGAAAATGGCTGCTTTTCGCTATAGATTTTTGCCCTATCAGACGAAGGCTGATACACTGGCATTCATAGCGGCTGTGATGGTTGAGACTTTTGATGAGTTTAAATCTCACATGACTGCTGATATTATTAATTAAAATGGTGGAGGACAGCAGGCAAATATGACGAACTCTAAAGCCATAGTAACGCTGACAATTGGGAAAAGATATTTGGAAAATTGGCAAAATTTGTGCCAACCAAACTGGCAAAAGTATGCTGACAGACACGGCTATGATATTATTTGTATTTCATCTCCTTTAGATGATTCTGAACGGGCGCAAAACCGATCGCCCTGCTGGCAAAAGTGTCTGATTCTCGGGGAAGAATCCGTCCAGAAATACGATCGCGTAGTCTGGGTAGATGCAGACGTTTTGATCAACTGGGCGAATGCTCCGTGTATTGTCGAAGGGGTGCCTGTCGATCGAGTAGGTGCGGCGGCAGAATGGGCAACACCGAACGAACAGCTATCTACTGAAGCTAGAGAGAGATTGTTTGAAACCTGGGGAATTACCGACGAAAAAGACGAGCGGGGGACTTATGTTAAATACGGTATTCCGGGGGAATTCGATCGCATTGTCCAAGATGGTATTATGGTACTGTCGCCGTCTCACCACCGCTCGATTTTAGAAAAAGTTTACCATGAATGCGAAGAAACAGGATTCGGTGAGATGCCTTGGCTGTCTTACGAACTGTTAAAAGCCGATCGCGTGCAATGGATCGATCCGCGCTTCAGCACTGTCTGGAACGTACACAAAGCCTTGTATTACCCATTTTTGCTGCCAAAACCGCAAACAGAATCAAGTTTGCTGGCTCGCGCTAAAAGCAAACTTTTAGCCAAAGGGGTGCCGCCGCGATTGGTAGACAAACGGGCTAGCGAGTGTGCGACAACCGCTTTAATGAATACTTTTTTTCTGCACTTTGCCGGGACTGCGGGAGAAATGAGACTGGTAGATTTAGAATCTACTTCTTGGCGCGATTTGCGCGACGCTTAATTTTTGACAGTTGACAGTTGACAGTTGACAGTTGGCAGTTGACAGTTGGCAGTTGACAGGAAAGCAGCTTGCCTGAAAAGCCGTTCGTTGGGTAGAAGGGTTGACCGCTTGAGGGCGACCTCTCCCGGTCAGTCAGAGGATTGGAGTAATTAATAGTCTGATCTTAATTGATCCCGATCAGGCTTCCGGCTTTAAACCAATTCTTTCTGGTAAATGCTCGGAAATGTTTTTGTCCGCAGCGAAACTTGCATACAATTATCAAAATAGTAGAGTAAGTAAATGCCCGATTGGCAATTGAAAACCCCCGTTGCTTTTATTATTTTTAAACGCCCCGCAGAAACCGAAAGGGTGTTTGCAGAAATTCGCAAAGTCAAGCCGCCGAAACTGTTAGTAGTTGCTGACGGGCCCCGTGCAGATAGACCAGGAGAAGACCGAGATTGCGAGCTGGCTCGCGAGATTGTGGAGCGAGTAGACTGGGACTGCGAAGTGTTGAAAAATTACGCTGACGTAAATCTCGGCTGCCGGCGGCGGGTTTCTAGCGGTATAAATTGGGTGTTCGAGCAGGTGGAAGAGGCGATTATTATTGAGGATGATTGTTTGCCCGATCCGACGTTTTTCCGTTTTGCCGAAGAATTGCTCGATCGCTATCGAGACGATCGGCGGATCATGTCAATCTCCGGTCAAAATGTCCAATTCGGGCGCAAAAGAACTGATTGCAGCTACTATTTTTCTCGCTACAATCACTGTTGGAGTTGGGCGAGTTGGAGGCGAGCTTGGAAACACTACGATTTAGACATGAAGCTGTGGCCGGAAATTCGCGACGGTAATTTTTTGGTCGATGTACTGGGAGATCCGCAAGCTGTGAAAGTTTGGACTAATACTTTTCAGCTTTGTTATGAGGGGAAAATAGATACTTGGGATTTCCAGTGGGCATTTGCTAGCTTTATTCAAAGCGGGCTGAATATTCTATCTAATGTCAATTTAGCTTCTAACATCGGACACGGTAGCGGAGGAACTCACACGGCGGATGTCACCAGTCCGTACAACAATATGGCTGCTGAGGCGATCGCATTTCCGATGAAACACCCACCGTTTGTGATTCGGGACGCGCAAGCAGATAATTTTACTCAAAATACTTTGTACGATTACGATCCGCCGCTGCTCAAAAAGGTGCAAAAAAAAGTCCACAGACTGTTAAAAAAAAGCAAGTTAAATCACAGATAAATTTAGATAGCAGGCGGGGGAGATGAAGGTTTTACTGCTCAATAGTTCTGATACAGAAGGCGGTGCGGCCCGCGCCGCTTTCAGGCTGCACCAAGGTTTGCAAGGGATTGGGGCGCGATCGCAAATGCTGGTGAAAAATCAGCACAGCGGCGATTTAAACGTGGTCTCGGCACAGCACGGGATGGCGAAGAGTTTTGATAAGATTGTGTCAGTTTTATCTAATTCGCCGTTGCGGCTTTACCCGGAAAAAATTCCGGCGATTTTTTCTCCCCAATGGCTGCCGGATTCCCTGGCTGCGAAAGTTGCTAATATAGATCCGGATATTATTAATTTGCACTGGGTTTGTGGGGGTTATATGCAGGTAGAAACTGTTGCGAAGTTTCACAAGCCCCTGGTTTGGACGCTGCACGATATGTGGCCTTTTACAGGCGGGTGTCACTATAGCGAAGAGTGCGATCGCTATACTCAATCTTGCGGTAGCT
The sequence above is drawn from the Microcoleus sp. bin38.metabat.b11b12b14.051 genome and encodes:
- a CDS encoding glycosyltransferase family 2 protein, whose protein sequence is MPDWQLKTPVAFIIFKRPAETERVFAEIRKVKPPKLLVVADGPRADRPGEDRDCELAREIVERVDWDCEVLKNYADVNLGCRRRVSSGINWVFEQVEEAIIIEDDCLPDPTFFRFAEELLDRYRDDRRIMSISGQNVQFGRKRTDCSYYFSRYNHCWSWASWRRAWKHYDLDMKLWPEIRDGNFLVDVLGDPQAVKVWTNTFQLCYEGKIDTWDFQWAFASFIQSGLNILSNVNLASNIGHGSGGTHTADVTSPYNNMAAEAIAFPMKHPPFVIRDAQADNFTQNTLYDYDPPLLKKVQKKVHRLLKKSKLNHR